The Minwuia thermotolerans genome includes a region encoding these proteins:
- a CDS encoding ABC transporter ATP-binding protein, whose translation MLEVEALETAYGRSQVLFGMALKVGAGEVVTLMGRNGMGKTTTIRSIMGMTKAYAGSIRFEGREIRGLPSYAVAKLGLGLVPEGRQIFPNLSVRENLVATAGNRSEGPRRWTLENVLEAFPRLAERKRNMGNQLSGGEQQMLAIARALMTNPKLLLLDEATEGLAPLIRAEIWDILARLKAEGQAILVIDKNIAALTRLADRHTIIEKGAVAWSGGSAELRADPGIVQRYIGV comes from the coding sequence ATGCTTGAGGTCGAGGCGCTGGAGACCGCCTATGGCCGCAGCCAGGTGCTCTTCGGCATGGCGCTGAAGGTCGGCGCGGGCGAGGTCGTGACCCTGATGGGCCGCAACGGCATGGGCAAGACCACGACCATCCGCTCCATCATGGGCATGACGAAGGCGTATGCCGGCTCGATCCGTTTCGAGGGCCGCGAGATCCGCGGTCTGCCCTCCTACGCCGTGGCCAAGCTGGGTCTCGGCCTGGTGCCGGAGGGACGCCAGATCTTTCCCAACCTGTCGGTGCGCGAGAATCTGGTGGCCACCGCCGGCAACCGGTCGGAGGGCCCGCGGCGCTGGACCCTGGAGAATGTGCTCGAAGCCTTCCCCCGCCTCGCCGAGCGCAAACGCAACATGGGCAACCAGCTCTCGGGCGGCGAACAGCAGATGCTGGCCATTGCGCGGGCGCTGATGACCAATCCGAAGCTGTTGCTGCTCGACGAGGCGACCGAGGGGCTGGCGCCGCTGATCCGCGCGGAGATCTGGGACATTCTCGCTCGGCTCAAGGCCGAGGGGCAGGCCATCCTGGTGATCGACAAGAACATCGCCGCACTGACGCGGCTGGCCGACCGCCATACCATCATCGAGAAGGGCGCCGTCGCCTGGTCCGGCGGATCGGCGGAACTCCGGGCCGATCCCGGGATCGTCCAGCGCTATATCGGCGTCTGA
- a CDS encoding ABC transporter ATP-binding protein: MAEPVLKIENLVKRFGGLTATDHVSMDIRAGEVHAVIGPNGAGKTTLIGQLTGEIRPDGGRVLFDGRDITGLPVHRRSAIGLARSFQITNILADFTALENVALAVQAHAGHSFRFWKPAARDATLTEPARAVLEKVGLGARADIPAASLAHGEQRQLEIAMALATGPRVLLLDEPMAGMGPEDSQHMVAILAGLKGDVTILLIEHDMDAVFALADRITVLVYGRAIATDAPEAIRSNPEVRAAYLGEDQDA; this comes from the coding sequence ATGGCTGAACCGGTGCTGAAGATCGAGAATCTGGTCAAGCGCTTCGGCGGGCTGACCGCGACCGACCATGTCTCCATGGATATCCGCGCCGGCGAGGTGCACGCGGTCATCGGCCCGAACGGCGCGGGCAAGACCACGCTGATCGGACAGCTGACCGGCGAAATCCGGCCCGACGGGGGGCGCGTCCTCTTCGACGGGCGCGACATCACCGGCCTGCCGGTGCACCGCCGCTCCGCCATCGGCCTGGCGCGATCGTTCCAGATCACCAATATCCTGGCGGATTTCACGGCGCTGGAAAACGTCGCCCTGGCGGTGCAGGCCCATGCGGGCCACAGCTTCCGCTTCTGGAAACCGGCGGCGCGCGACGCGACCCTGACGGAACCGGCCCGCGCGGTGCTGGAGAAGGTGGGTCTGGGCGCACGCGCCGACATCCCCGCCGCCAGCCTCGCCCATGGCGAACAGCGCCAGCTCGAGATCGCCATGGCGCTGGCCACCGGGCCCAGGGTGCTGCTGCTGGACGAGCCCATGGCCGGCATGGGCCCGGAGGACAGCCAGCACATGGTCGCCATTCTCGCCGGGCTGAAGGGCGATGTCACCATTCTGCTCATCGAGCATGACATGGACGCTGTCTTCGCCCTGGCGGACCGAATCACCGTGCTGGTTTACGGTCGCGCCATCGCCACGGACGCGCCGGAAGCGATCCGCAGCAACCCGGAAGTCCGCGCCGCCTATCTGGGGGAGGATCAGGATGCTTGA